One Methanobacteriaceae archaeon genomic region harbors:
- a CDS encoding ABC transporter ATP-binding protein, giving the protein MSIIEINNLTKNYGKFRALNSLDFKVEQGEIFGFIGPNGAGKSTTLRILMGMLQKNSGNVSIMGLDPWKDAVKLHSRLAYVPGEVNLWPNLTGGEVIDFLGRLRGGFSEERREKLIKMFKLDPTKKCGTYSTGNKQKVALISALVSDVELYILDEPTIGLDPLMEVVFRGCINELKKEGKTVLLSSHILSEVEALCDRVSIIREGQIIETGTFEELRHLTRTSITIESYKPITGLENQEGVYNITLKENHAQFSVDAEKIDSVLKYLVQFGVKSLLSTPPTLEDLFMRYYGDEYTPEDAAVE; this is encoded by the coding sequence ATGTCTATTATTGAAATAAATAATTTGACTAAAAATTATGGAAAATTCAGGGCGTTAAATAGTCTAGATTTCAAAGTAGAGCAAGGTGAAATTTTTGGTTTTATTGGCCCTAATGGTGCCGGTAAATCAACCACTTTACGTATTTTAATGGGTATGCTGCAAAAAAACAGTGGAAATGTCTCTATTATGGGGCTTGATCCCTGGAAAGATGCAGTAAAACTCCATTCACGTTTGGCTTATGTTCCGGGTGAAGTGAATCTATGGCCCAACCTAACCGGTGGGGAGGTCATTGATTTTTTAGGAAGACTCCGGGGAGGGTTTAGTGAAGAACGCCGGGAAAAACTCATAAAAATGTTTAAATTAGATCCAACCAAGAAATGTGGTACTTATTCAACAGGTAACAAGCAAAAAGTAGCCCTTATATCTGCATTAGTCTCTGATGTAGAATTATATATTCTTGATGAACCAACCATAGGCCTGGATCCATTAATGGAAGTAGTCTTTCGAGGGTGTATTAATGAACTAAAAAAAGAGGGTAAAACAGTTTTACTCTCTAGTCATATACTCTCAGAGGTAGAAGCACTTTGTGACCGGGTTAGTATTATTAGAGAGGGACAAATTATTGAAACCGGTACATTTGAAGAATTAAGACACCTAACCCGTACATCTATTACCATTGAATCATATAAACCCATTACCGGCCTAGAAAATCAGGAAGGTGTTTACAACATTACTTTAAAAGAAAATCATGCTCAGTTTAGTGTGGATGCTGAAAAAATTGATTCGGTGCTGAAATATTTAGTCCAATTCGGTGTAAAGTCTCTCTTAAGTACTCCCCCTACACTTGAAGATCTCTTCATGCGTTATTATGGTGATGAATACACTCCAGAAGATGCGGCCGTGGAGTGA
- a CDS encoding Ig-like domain repeat protein, producing the protein MRINMQKKLILITLLLIFTLISLGAVSAESLDNVTVANSPETIDDNITQKTSTHLPDPEVWRGGVLVYSTTISIQDAMDHSMSGDTIKLEEGQTFYENLVIDKDLTFEVMNGGTATIDGSGTDRVIHILPGITAYFYNITFQNGHAPDGSLLSPDGKNGGGIWNEGTLYLINCIVKDNRAGDGGSITYGGIGGSGGGIYSTGTLELTDTQVYNNRAGDGSNGIALTHSDGFHGGHGGGIYSTGALTINNSELYNNQAGNGGKGVVLGEGGNGGNGGAIYTTGTLTMSNTQIYENYAGNAGSGGINIIIGGTGGAGGNGGAIYNTGNANVECSEIYSNTAGDGGTGASAADGNLLNPTGYNGHHGGPGGNGGAIFNQGSLTLSETEIYSNKAGNGGTGGAAGDGRDRSLTGAGGPGGIGGTGGPGGNGAAIYNTGSDTLTVTDCNITQNTAGIGGVGGVGGQGGDARSSIPFRGTAYTGGAGGLGGPGGNGGAIYYNNGNGAINDSNFTDNRAGNGGDGGIGGQGGASASTYTNGNGGPGGNAGNGGNGGAIYYKTGSLTVESNNLIHNQFGDGGIGGDGGQAGPGTGSGTIGTDGTDGSSGTGGAFYAANNTALHFNRILSNGAVDVVAAGGATVQAENNWWGSNDNPSSRVSTGVIYSPWIMLQIFANPGTIHYLNTSNITADLTWNTFDGVTPNAQPGGNHITNNTPVTFSTNLGIINPVNTETTGGTANSTFTGTVVGMATVSAQVDNEIQSTSVTVDKADTVITVSNATGVYLGSVDLFATLVDVYGNPLSGLSVDFFVDGNLVGSATTDGSGQASFTYSPIIENPAGNPHTITANFTGNESYNPASGTNNLTVNKANTTITVSNATGVYLGSVDLFATLVDVYGNPLSGLQVDFFVDGNLVGSATTDGSGQASFTYSPIIENPAGNPHTITANFTGNESYNPASGTNNLTVNKANTTITVDNATENKGKTVNLIATLKDQYGNLLAGRTVNFLVNGVNAGSAVTDINGIATKSYFINLIGGTYNIQVDFLGDDYYLTSNGTGTLKVPQSDLYVKIWASNNKPHVGDSITITFKVGNRGVDTAQNVVLTMKIPKGMEFVKANVDVGTFTYNKATGVITWNIGNVPVGDPYLYLVVKVLKSGKFVFKPHLSTETYDPNLVDNTGILVVNAQSSNNNHHKIPMQHTGIPIGALLIAILAVFGGLIMPFKK; encoded by the coding sequence GTGAGAATAAACATGCAAAAAAAGTTAATATTAATTACGCTATTACTTATTTTCACATTGATTAGTTTGGGTGCGGTATCAGCAGAATCGCTTGATAATGTAACGGTTGCAAACAGCCCAGAGACAATCGATGATAACATTACGCAAAAAACGTCTACCCATTTACCAGATCCTGAAGTTTGGAGAGGCGGAGTCTTAGTCTACTCCACAACTATTTCTATTCAGGATGCTATGGATCACTCTATGAGTGGTGACACTATCAAATTGGAAGAGGGCCAAACATTTTATGAAAATCTGGTCATCGACAAGGACTTAACCTTTGAGGTTATGAACGGCGGAACAGCAACCATAGATGGTAGTGGAACTGATAGAGTAATTCACATCCTTCCCGGAATCACAGCCTATTTTTATAATATAACATTCCAAAATGGCCATGCTCCTGATGGGAGCCTACTTTCTCCTGATGGTAAAAATGGTGGAGGTATCTGGAACGAAGGCACTCTTTATCTGATTAATTGTATCGTAAAAGATAACCGGGCCGGAGACGGAGGTTCAATCACTTACGGAGGTATTGGTGGATCTGGTGGAGGTATTTATAGTACTGGAACATTAGAACTAACCGATACACAGGTTTACAATAACCGTGCTGGAGATGGTAGTAATGGTATAGCTTTAACCCACTCGGATGGTTTCCATGGTGGGCACGGTGGTGGTATTTACAGCACCGGAGCATTAACCATAAACAACAGTGAACTATACAATAACCAGGCTGGTAATGGTGGTAAAGGTGTAGTCCTAGGCGAAGGTGGTAATGGTGGTAATGGTGGTGCTATTTACACTACTGGAACTTTAACCATGAGTAACACCCAAATCTATGAGAATTACGCCGGAAATGCCGGAAGTGGTGGTATAAATATAATCATCGGCGGAACCGGAGGTGCTGGTGGTAATGGGGGAGCAATCTACAATACTGGAAATGCTAATGTAGAATGCTCTGAAATCTACTCCAACACTGCTGGTGATGGAGGAACTGGAGCTTCTGCAGCTGATGGTAACCTACTCAATCCAACTGGATATAATGGTCACCACGGTGGCCCTGGTGGTAATGGTGGTGCCATATTTAACCAAGGATCTTTAACTCTATCTGAAACCGAAATTTACTCCAACAAAGCTGGAAACGGTGGAACTGGAGGAGCTGCAGGTGACGGACGTGATAGGAGCCTAACTGGTGCCGGAGGTCCTGGTGGAATCGGCGGAACTGGAGGTCCCGGTGGTAATGGTGCAGCTATTTACAACACTGGATCTGATACTCTCACTGTCACTGATTGCAATATAACTCAAAACACCGCTGGAATCGGTGGTGTTGGGGGTGTTGGTGGTCAAGGTGGAGATGCTAGAAGTAGCATTCCATTTAGAGGAACAGCATACACTGGAGGCGCTGGAGGCCTGGGAGGTCCTGGTGGTAATGGTGGAGCAATCTACTACAACAACGGAAACGGAGCCATAAATGACTCAAATTTCACTGATAATCGCGCCGGTAACGGTGGCGATGGTGGAATAGGTGGTCAAGGTGGTGCCAGTGCATCAACTTACACTAATGGAAACGGTGGCCCTGGTGGAAATGCCGGTAACGGTGGTAATGGTGGAGCAATCTACTATAAAACCGGAAGCCTAACTGTCGAATCCAATAACCTTATCCATAACCAATTTGGTGATGGTGGAATTGGAGGAGATGGTGGACAAGCTGGCCCGGGAACTGGATCTGGAACTATAGGAACTGATGGAACTGATGGTTCATCTGGAACTGGTGGTGCATTTTACGCAGCCAACAACACAGCATTACACTTCAACCGAATACTCAGTAATGGTGCAGTAGACGTGGTAGCAGCAGGTGGTGCTACAGTACAAGCAGAAAACAACTGGTGGGGATCAAATGATAACCCTAGTAGCCGAGTTTCTACTGGAGTAATTTACAGTCCATGGATTATGCTTCAAATATTTGCCAATCCCGGAACTATACATTACCTGAACACTTCAAATATTACTGCCGATTTAACCTGGAACACATTTGACGGTGTTACTCCAAATGCACAGCCTGGTGGAAACCACATTACGAACAACACACCGGTAACATTTTCTACCAATTTGGGAATTATTAACCCAGTAAACACTGAAACTACTGGTGGAACAGCCAACTCAACCTTTACAGGAACAGTTGTAGGTATGGCCACAGTTTCAGCTCAGGTGGATAATGAAATACAATCTACCTCAGTAACTGTTGATAAAGCGGATACTGTAATTACGGTTAGCAATGCAACTGGTGTCTATTTAGGTAGTGTTGATTTGTTTGCTACTTTAGTAGATGTGTATGGTAATCCTTTAAGTGGTTTATCGGTTGATTTCTTTGTGGATGGTAATTTAGTTGGTTCTGCTACTACTGATGGTAGTGGTCAGGCTAGTTTTACTTACTCTCCGATTATTGAGAACCCTGCGGGTAATCCACATACCATAACTGCGAACTTTACGGGTAATGAAAGCTACAATCCTGCTTCAGGAACTAATAACCTAACGGTTAATAAAGCTAACACTACTATTACGGTTAGCAATGCAACTGGTGTTTATTTAGGTAGTGTTGATTTGTTTGCTACTTTAGTAGATGTGTATGGTAATCCTTTAAGTGGTTTGCAGGTTGATTTCTTTGTGGATGGTAATTTAGTTGGTTCTGCTACTACTGATGGTAGTGGTCAGGCTAGTTTTACTTACTCTCCGATTATTGAGAACCCTGCGGGTAATCCACATACCATAACTGCGAACTTCACGGGTAATGAAAGCTACAATCCTGCTTCAGGAACTAATAACCTAACGGTTAATAAAGCTAACACTACAATAACCGTCGACAATGCCACAGAAAATAAAGGAAAAACTGTGAATTTAATAGCAACTTTAAAAGATCAATATGGAAATCTTTTAGCTGGAAGAACAGTTAATTTCCTGGTTAATGGAGTTAATGCTGGAAGTGCAGTAACTGATATTAATGGAATAGCCACTAAATCCTATTTCATCAACTTGATTGGAGGTACGTACAACATTCAAGTAGATTTCTTAGGAGATGACTATTACTTAACATCAAACGGCACTGGAACCTTAAAAGTTCCTCAGTCTGACCTATATGTCAAAATCTGGGCTAGCAATAATAAACCTCATGTAGGGGATAGTATAACTATAACCTTTAAGGTCGGTAATCGCGGTGTGGATACGGCCCAAAATGTGGTTTTAACCATGAAAATACCAAAAGGTATGGAATTTGTCAAAGCCAATGTTGATGTAGGTACTTTTACCTACAACAAAGCTACGGGGGTTATTACCTGGAATATTGGAAATGTGCCTGTTGGAGACCCATATCTTTACCTGGTGGTAAAAGTCTTAAAATCCGGTAAATTTGTCTTTAAACCACATTTGTCAACGGAAACCTACGACCCTAATCTTGTGGATAACACCGGAATATTAGTGGTCAATGCTCAATCCAGCAACAACAACCATCATAAAATACCCATGCAACATACCGGAATACCAATTGGAGCTTTATTAATAGCTATCTTAGCTGTCTTTGGTGGATTAATAATGCCATTTAAAAAATAA
- a CDS encoding DEAD/DEAH box helicase: MVSKVLERLKNDIRYRDKIEHVETLPAREAQYCEVENLPENIMNYLGKNNFQLYQHQAQAFKHVRAGENVLITTPTASGKTMAFNLPIMEQLTADNDATALYIYPAKALANDQLQIIKSLEVDLDLKLISNIYDGDTPKSERPGIKKNSRLILTNPYELHLILYWHHQWERFYKNLKFVVIDEAHQYRGVFGSNVAFLIRRLKRICHYYGSNPQFILSSATLANPQEFAEKLIGEPFQLISKDTSPSGEKHFILYNPYNKKNDLSVHQETMNLFLFFIIQDLQTLCFTVSRKMAELIAMWSKNQIGEKKPKLADKITAYRAGYLAEERRNIEEKLRSGELVGVTTTNALELGINIGSLDAVIISGYPGTMISTWQQAGRSGRKHKDSLVVLMAFQNPLDQYFMNNPQFLFDKAHENAIIDLQNPHIVKAHLLCAINELPLNKKDLKEYFEAEPSILSDLINNGTIRETPYNWIYNSNDNPAFQHGLDQISSDIFKVMHSNRLMEKMERSHAYREAHEGAVLINQGETYTVETFDSERRFINVAKRTVDYHTQVLKDVDIKITEKIDQREIGGLKVHFGELEVSEDFYKYKIMNYRKVLGTYPLDLPPLKFRTRGVWFTLPASLKDELEKKFDGDEIFAGGLHGTEHALIALFPLHVMCDRFDIGGLSTPYHPDTQEPSIFIYDAYEGGIGLAEKALEVFEELLDSTRALVDNCQCKEGCPSCIYSPKCGNENRPLHKDATSYILKKMRQNMESGNVREIIPEISQMAGDGIKDIKDGISIKDEPSPENISIHAPQTPAKALAGSGAYVEFEALNKLQERGKELYANGESEEALSFFERALEIKPEDANLLQYKAMSLEQNGNHPLALEYYKQAHALDSKNEDLLYHLAISLYNNKQYLEAKLLLSDIIKSNPQSDQAWYLLGVILQAQEDIHGAIQFYSKALSLNPDYEEASESLRKLL; the protein is encoded by the coding sequence ATGGTCAGCAAGGTACTTGAGAGACTGAAAAATGACATTCGCTACCGGGATAAAATAGAGCATGTAGAAACTCTCCCGGCCCGTGAGGCCCAGTACTGTGAAGTGGAAAACCTTCCAGAAAATATAATGAATTATCTGGGTAAAAACAATTTCCAACTTTATCAACACCAGGCTCAGGCTTTCAAACATGTGCGTGCGGGAGAAAATGTTTTAATTACCACTCCCACAGCTTCTGGAAAAACTATGGCTTTTAATCTGCCTATTATGGAGCAACTCACGGCAGATAATGATGCCACCGCACTCTATATTTATCCGGCCAAGGCCCTGGCCAATGACCAGCTTCAAATAATTAAAAGCTTGGAAGTTGATCTTGATCTTAAACTCATATCCAATATCTATGATGGAGACACGCCTAAGAGTGAACGCCCCGGGATTAAGAAAAATTCACGATTAATTTTAACCAATCCCTATGAACTACATCTTATTCTTTACTGGCATCACCAGTGGGAGAGATTCTATAAAAACCTTAAATTCGTGGTTATTGACGAGGCACACCAGTACCGTGGAGTTTTTGGCTCTAATGTTGCATTTTTAATTAGGAGATTGAAAAGAATATGCCATTACTATGGTTCTAATCCCCAGTTCATTCTCTCGTCAGCCACCCTGGCCAATCCTCAGGAATTTGCTGAGAAATTAATTGGAGAACCATTCCAGCTTATTTCTAAAGATACTTCTCCCAGTGGAGAAAAACATTTCATTCTCTATAATCCTTACAATAAGAAGAATGATCTTTCAGTTCACCAGGAGACCATGAACTTATTTTTATTCTTCATAATTCAGGATTTGCAGACGCTGTGTTTCACGGTATCTCGTAAGATGGCCGAACTCATTGCCATGTGGTCCAAAAACCAGATTGGTGAGAAAAAACCAAAATTGGCCGATAAAATAACTGCTTATCGAGCGGGTTATCTGGCTGAAGAGAGGCGAAATATTGAGGAAAAACTCAGATCTGGAGAACTGGTGGGAGTAACCACAACCAATGCTCTAGAGTTGGGTATAAATATTGGTTCATTGGATGCAGTAATTATATCTGGATATCCTGGAACCATGATATCCACCTGGCAACAGGCTGGAAGATCTGGTCGGAAACATAAAGATAGTCTGGTGGTATTAATGGCCTTCCAGAACCCATTAGATCAGTACTTTATGAACAATCCTCAGTTTTTATTTGATAAGGCGCATGAAAATGCCATAATCGATTTGCAGAATCCTCACATTGTAAAGGCCCATCTTTTATGTGCTATTAATGAGCTGCCCTTAAATAAAAAAGACTTAAAAGAATATTTTGAGGCAGAACCTTCTATCTTAAGCGACTTAATTAATAATGGGACCATTAGGGAAACTCCCTATAATTGGATTTATAATTCTAATGATAATCCTGCTTTTCAACATGGATTAGATCAGATATCCTCAGATATTTTCAAGGTAATGCATAGCAATCGATTAATGGAGAAAATGGAACGTTCCCATGCCTATCGAGAGGCCCATGAAGGCGCGGTCTTAATAAACCAGGGAGAGACCTATACCGTAGAGACCTTTGATAGTGAAAGAAGATTTATAAATGTGGCCAAAAGAACAGTGGACTATCACACCCAGGTTTTAAAGGATGTTGACATAAAGATAACTGAAAAAATAGATCAAAGAGAAATTGGTGGGCTTAAAGTTCACTTTGGAGAACTGGAAGTTTCGGAAGATTTTTACAAATATAAAATAATGAATTACCGTAAGGTTCTGGGAACTTATCCTCTGGATTTACCTCCCTTAAAATTCAGAACCCGGGGAGTATGGTTTACCCTACCTGCATCACTAAAAGATGAACTGGAAAAGAAATTCGACGGGGATGAAATATTTGCTGGTGGTTTGCATGGCACCGAACATGCACTCATCGCTCTTTTTCCATTACATGTAATGTGCGATAGATTTGATATTGGTGGATTATCAACACCATATCATCCAGATACTCAAGAACCAAGTATATTCATTTATGATGCTTATGAAGGCGGCATAGGGCTAGCTGAAAAGGCGCTGGAAGTATTTGAAGAACTGTTAGATTCAACCCGGGCCCTGGTTGATAACTGTCAATGCAAAGAGGGTTGTCCATCCTGCATATACTCTCCAAAGTGTGGTAATGAGAATAGGCCACTTCATAAAGACGCTACCAGCTACATACTAAAGAAAATGCGTCAAAATATGGAATCTGGTAATGTGAGGGAGATAATCCCTGAAATATCTCAGATGGCTGGTGATGGAATAAAAGATATTAAAGATGGAATATCCATTAAAGATGAACCATCTCCTGAAAATATCTCCATTCACGCACCACAAACACCTGCCAAGGCCCTAGCAGGTTCAGGGGCCTATGTAGAATTTGAAGCTTTGAATAAACTTCAAGAAAGGGGAAAAGAGCTATATGCTAACGGAGAATCCGAAGAAGCATTATCATTCTTTGAAAGGGCCCTGGAAATCAAACCAGAAGATGCAAATTTACTGCAATATAAGGCCATGTCCTTAGAACAAAATGGTAATCATCCCCTGGCCCTGGAATATTATAAACAGGCCCATGCACTTGATTCAAAAAATGAGGATTTACTTTATCATCTGGCCATATCACTTTATAACAATAAACAATACTTAGAGGCCAAACTTCTCTTAAGTGACATTATAAAATCCAATCCACAAAGTGACCAGGCCTGGTATTTATTAGGAGTAATTTTACAAGCCCAAGAGGATATTCATGGTGCTATTCAGTTTTATAGTAAGGCCTTAAGCTTGAATCCTGATTATGAGGAAGCATCTGAAAGTTTAAGGAAGTTGCTTTAA
- a CDS encoding ion channel: MITKISKIIPIKCKTLNRDLSRLFESIIIFLILADVILLTLITFIPVNPQIYGMILFFDLTVVLILIPEFIYRLWKATNRLEFLKHNWTDIIGMVPELLVGHYGTYLRYFRLIRIAALFKKELRHILDYLHKTHIDQGIFAILVILFSGTIIFYVVEHGQNPGMIGMDDALWYMVVTITTVGYGDISAQTHAGRLVGVVIMFAGIGFISFLTATITSIFIKDTEKEEMDKIDVLHDKIDSLEFEIKELKEILKEK; encoded by the coding sequence ATGATCACAAAGATATCTAAAATTATTCCCATTAAATGCAAAACCCTTAACCGGGATTTATCCCGATTATTTGAATCCATAATCATTTTTTTGATACTGGCCGATGTTATTTTGCTTACCTTAATAACTTTCATACCTGTGAATCCCCAAATTTATGGAATGATTTTATTTTTTGATTTAACTGTAGTTTTAATTCTCATTCCAGAATTTATTTACCGTTTATGGAAGGCCACTAACCGTCTAGAGTTTTTAAAACACAACTGGACCGACATTATTGGGATGGTCCCTGAACTACTAGTGGGTCATTATGGTACCTATCTTCGATATTTCAGACTAATACGAATTGCTGCACTCTTTAAAAAAGAATTAAGACATATATTGGATTATTTACATAAAACCCACATTGACCAGGGTATATTTGCTATTTTAGTAATATTGTTTTCAGGAACCATTATCTTTTATGTGGTGGAGCATGGCCAAAATCCTGGAATGATTGGGATGGATGATGCTTTGTGGTATATGGTAGTTACCATCACCACCGTGGGCTATGGGGATATCTCGGCTCAGACCCATGCCGGTCGTTTAGTGGGTGTAGTGATCATGTTCGCAGGTATAGGGTTTATCAGTTTTTTAACGGCTACTATAACTTCTATTTTTATTAAAGATACTGAAAAAGAAGAAATGGATAAGATTGACGTGTTGCATGATAAGATTGATAGTTTAGAGTTTGAAATTAAGGAATTAAAGGAAATATTGAAAGAAAAATAG
- a CDS encoding DUF488 domain-containing protein — MPDLKIHTIGHSNHSMEDFIKILQKNSIDTLIDVRSSPYSKHVPHFNKKLLAEAMENASISYIFLGSKIGGKPRDPKYYLDGEVNYPLLGKTLKFKEGLREIMLLAEEKNMVLMCSEENPYQCHRHHLIGHNLQKKGFKVIHIRKDGITEKIDYQKTLF; from the coding sequence ATGCCTGATCTTAAAATCCATACCATAGGCCACAGCAACCACTCCATGGAAGATTTCATCAAAATACTCCAGAAAAACTCTATTGATACATTAATTGATGTTCGTTCATCTCCCTACAGCAAACACGTTCCCCATTTTAATAAAAAGTTATTAGCAGAAGCTATGGAAAATGCATCTATTTCATATATATTCCTGGGCTCTAAGATTGGAGGTAAACCTCGCGACCCTAAATATTACCTTGACGGAGAAGTAAATTATCCCTTACTGGGTAAAACATTGAAATTCAAGGAGGGCCTTCGAGAAATCATGTTATTAGCTGAAGAGAAGAATATGGTCCTCATGTGCAGTGAAGAGAATCCTTATCAATGCCACCGTCACCATTTGATTGGCCATAATCTACAGAAAAAAGGTTTTAAAGTTATTCACATTCGTAAAGATGGTATAACTGAGAAAATTGATTATCAAAAGACTCTTTTTTAG
- a CDS encoding Fic family protein — protein sequence MFHPNFIYTQNMVNDLLKINSIRNFILNTHLLVEMEVSFKREALLKSAHYSTAIEGNPITLNEVDKLARGLKVSADENAQQEVLNYLNVLKKLDMYSSDEKITKESILKLHHDINYQILDDDCVCGQYRTVPVFMSNNLGEVIFTPPSAYLVEREMEKFIKWINNLGDLNPVIAAGIVHYEFMRIQPFTEGNGSTARALTALFLHLEEFDVDRFFTLDEYYDSDLTEYYKALNSVDKKTKDMTEWLVYFLEGFLISISRIKDQILLFSPDVSPQEQIKLSKKQIKIIEYLHLNGQISNLEVKNLFNISRQGAYKDLRRLMDLNLIEKKGGSRSTYYILKNNF from the coding sequence ATGTTTCATCCCAATTTCATTTACACCCAAAATATGGTAAATGATCTTTTAAAAATTAACTCTATTCGTAATTTTATTCTTAATACACATTTATTAGTGGAAATGGAAGTTTCTTTTAAAAGAGAAGCCCTTTTAAAATCAGCCCATTATTCAACAGCCATTGAAGGTAATCCAATTACCTTGAATGAAGTAGATAAGTTAGCTCGAGGCCTTAAAGTCAGCGCAGATGAAAATGCTCAACAAGAAGTATTAAATTACTTAAATGTTCTTAAAAAGCTAGATATGTATTCTAGTGATGAAAAAATCACTAAAGAGTCTATTTTAAAGCTTCATCACGATATTAATTATCAAATATTAGATGATGATTGTGTGTGTGGTCAGTATCGTACCGTGCCAGTATTCATGTCCAATAACCTTGGAGAAGTGATTTTTACACCCCCTTCCGCCTATCTGGTAGAAAGAGAAATGGAAAAATTCATTAAATGGATTAATAATCTGGGTGATTTAAATCCAGTTATTGCTGCGGGAATTGTTCATTATGAATTTATGCGAATACAACCATTTACAGAAGGAAATGGCTCAACTGCAAGGGCTTTGACCGCACTATTTCTCCATCTTGAAGAATTTGACGTTGATAGGTTTTTTACCCTTGATGAGTATTATGATAGTGACTTGACAGAGTATTATAAGGCCCTTAATTCAGTAGATAAAAAAACTAAGGATATGACTGAATGGTTAGTTTACTTTTTAGAAGGATTTTTAATTTCAATTTCTCGTATAAAAGACCAAATACTATTATTCTCTCCAGATGTTTCTCCTCAAGAACAGATTAAATTATCTAAAAAACAGATAAAAATTATTGAGTACCTTCATTTAAATGGGCAGATTAGCAATTTAGAAGTAAAAAATTTGTTTAATATCTCACGTCAAGGAGCATATAAAGATCTCAGAAGATTAATGGATTTGAATCTTATTGAAAAAAAGGGTGGCAGCCGTTCCACATACTATATTTTAAAAAATAATTTTTAA
- a CDS encoding ribonuclease H-like domain-containing protein gives MPSDKYNKHEKYLKDSLSTYTDPVERLKAKLMEENENKTIEDLGGEEIETDHGKTFQITNREKIKFNLKSSKKVKKSINCDFKLLPGVGDSTEFRLKTDGFKTMEDLTQHPRFGPKAEILLEKVDNGLACDIIDLVKNRYPASHKRVLECAGFKEPEHFIFLDIETMGLSNVPVILMGEATLQDDEIEVKQYLLRDYGEEPAVLSAFTSHVNEDTAFVSFNGASFDLPFIKNRLRFFSIKNDLNRPHFDLLHFSRRFWKDDLPNCQLTTIEEHLFDIERIDDVPSGDIPDYYKTYHKTNNIGPLVPIIEHNRMDIITLALIMSRMHEDL, from the coding sequence ATGCCATCTGATAAATACAACAAACACGAAAAATATCTGAAAGATTCACTTTCAACCTACACCGATCCTGTTGAACGGTTAAAGGCCAAATTAATGGAAGAAAATGAAAATAAAACCATTGAAGATTTAGGTGGGGAAGAAATTGAAACAGATCACGGTAAAACATTTCAGATAACTAATCGGGAAAAAATTAAATTCAATCTTAAATCCTCTAAAAAAGTTAAAAAATCTATCAATTGTGATTTTAAACTTTTACCTGGTGTGGGAGATTCAACAGAATTTAGATTAAAAACAGATGGCTTTAAAACCATGGAAGACCTCACCCAACACCCACGTTTTGGTCCAAAGGCCGAAATTTTACTGGAGAAAGTCGATAATGGTTTGGCCTGTGATATAATTGACCTGGTAAAAAATCGCTATCCTGCTTCTCACAAGCGAGTTCTGGAATGTGCTGGATTTAAAGAACCAGAACACTTCATATTTCTGGATATAGAGACCATGGGATTATCCAACGTGCCAGTGATACTCATGGGAGAGGCCACTCTACAAGATGATGAGATTGAAGTTAAACAATATTTGTTGCGTGATTATGGCGAAGAACCAGCAGTTCTATCTGCTTTTACTTCTCATGTCAATGAGGACACAGCCTTTGTATCCTTTAATGGTGCAAGTTTTGATTTACCATTTATAAAAAATCGTTTAAGGTTTTTCTCCATAAAAAATGATTTAAACCGACCTCATTTTGATTTATTGCATTTTTCCAGGCGTTTTTGGAAGGATGATTTACCTAACTGCCAGTTAACCACGATTGAGGAACACTTATTTGATATTGAAAGGATAGATGATGTTCCAAGCGGTGATATTCCGGACTATTATAAAACTTATCATAAAACAAATAATATTGGACCTTTAGTACCCATAATAGAGCACAATCGAATGGATATTATTACTTTGGCCTTGATTATGTCCCGGATGCATGAGGATTTGTAG